From a single Bacillus sp. NEB1478 genomic region:
- a CDS encoding DUF2663 family protein, with protein sequence MKTINHWEIKPFVNELTSIVLGQLVEKKAEKERWKKALNQWGASMIFVVIATFVYLYYFRVRTASSYVNPVTLLFGDEMVWICTIFLIYSGFQMIWMKKKYKKADDDYEAIRTDFIDRNEEWWSDEKQWDKRHIVFEFMKKQYNINIFHK encoded by the coding sequence ATGAAGACAATAAATCATTGGGAGATAAAACCTTTTGTGAATGAACTGACAAGTATCGTACTGGGTCAGCTTGTGGAAAAAAAGGCAGAAAAAGAGAGATGGAAAAAAGCTTTAAATCAATGGGGTGCATCTATGATTTTTGTCGTAATTGCTACCTTTGTGTACCTATATTATTTTAGAGTGAGAACCGCTTCTTCATATGTTAATCCAGTTACATTATTGTTTGGCGATGAAATGGTCTGGATCTGTACCATATTCTTAATTTATTCTGGTTTTCAAATGATTTGGATGAAAAAGAAATATAAAAAAGCAGATGATGATTATGAAGCGATACGGACTGATTTTATTGACAGAAATGAAGAATGGTGGAGTGATGAAAAGCAATGGGATAAGAGGCATATTGTTTTTGAATTTATGAAGAAGCAATATAATATAAATATTTTTCATAAATAA
- the prsW gene encoding glutamic-type intramembrane protease PrsW — translation MLAVISAAVAPAIALLSFFYLKDKYETEPLSLVVKVYIFGVLLVFPIMVLQFGFKEELNIPLFADAFLTSGLLEEFFKWFLIFYGAYLHEEFNEPYDGIVYAAALSLGFASLENIFYLYTFGIEEALVRALLPVSGHALFGVIMGFYLGKGKFSSGRKKVVYLVLSLLVPVLLHGTFNFLLLSNTKYIFFYMFPFMIFLWWFALRKVKLANSSMKHFAHADAKTGI, via the coding sequence ATGCTGGCTGTAATTTCTGCAGCGGTGGCTCCGGCCATTGCGCTATTATCATTTTTTTATTTGAAAGATAAATACGAAACAGAACCTTTATCATTAGTTGTAAAGGTTTATATATTTGGAGTTCTCCTTGTTTTTCCCATTATGGTGCTTCAATTCGGGTTTAAAGAAGAGTTGAATATCCCTTTATTTGCTGATGCTTTTTTAACTAGTGGATTACTAGAAGAATTTTTTAAATGGTTTTTAATTTTTTATGGTGCTTATCTGCATGAGGAATTCAATGAACCATATGACGGCATTGTTTATGCGGCAGCACTTTCGCTTGGATTTGCTTCATTAGAAAATATTTTTTATTTATATACTTTCGGGATTGAAGAAGCATTGGTACGCGCGTTGCTGCCGGTTAGCGGTCATGCTTTATTCGGTGTAATCATGGGCTTTTACTTAGGGAAAGGCAAGTTCTCTTCCGGCAGAAAAAAAGTTGTCTATCTGGTTTTATCATTGCTTGTGCCCGTACTTCTTCATGGTACTTTTAACTTCTTGCTCCTATCAAACACCAAATATATTTTCTTTTATATGTTTCCATTCATGATTTTCTTATGGTGGTTTGCATTACGAAAAGTAAAACTCGCCAATTCATCAATGAAACATTTTGCACACGCGGATGCGAAGACCGGTATATAG
- the ypeB gene encoding germination protein YpeB — MIRTILIVLLFVAIAGTGYWGYTEHQEKNAILLQAENNYQRAFHDLNFHVDSLHDKIGETLAMNSRSQLSPALAQVWRLTSEAHNDVGQLPLALLPFNKTEEFLSKMGEFSYRTAVRDLEKKPLSGEEHNRLKELYANATEIQNELRKTEALAQKNNLRWMDVEMALATNKTAEDNTIIDGFKTVDKTSEGYSEANFGPEVSNMMKMKNRNFNQLKGKEITKEDARNIAIKFFDLKKNVKITVEESGKKAKYDAYSLTLYNPETKGTTYMDLTKKGGYPLWELYDRKVGKPKISLNQAMFQAQDFLKKHMDSKMVVVSSNQYDNIAVFTYAREQDGVRIYPEVVTVKVALDNGDIMGYEGTEFLLSHQDRRIPVFKISEKEARTNLNPKFQVKEVSKALIRNDINEEVFCYEFLGVLGNETYQVFINSENGNEEEVKKLKEAEPSYNEI; from the coding sequence ATGATACGCACAATCCTTATTGTACTTTTGTTCGTTGCTATTGCAGGAACAGGCTATTGGGGTTATACAGAGCACCAAGAAAAAAATGCTATTCTTTTGCAGGCAGAAAATAACTATCAGCGGGCTTTTCATGATCTAAACTTTCATGTGGATTCATTGCATGACAAAATCGGCGAAACTCTTGCCATGAACTCTAGAAGCCAGCTTTCTCCAGCACTTGCTCAAGTATGGAGACTCACTTCTGAAGCACATAATGATGTAGGGCAATTGCCGTTAGCATTACTTCCATTTAACAAAACAGAAGAATTTTTATCAAAAATGGGAGAGTTCAGTTATCGTACAGCAGTACGTGACTTAGAAAAGAAGCCGTTAAGCGGCGAAGAACATAACAGGTTAAAAGAGCTGTATGCGAACGCAACGGAAATACAAAATGAACTGAGAAAAACTGAAGCTTTAGCTCAAAAGAACAATCTGCGCTGGATGGATGTCGAAATGGCTTTGGCAACGAATAAAACAGCTGAAGACAACACAATTATTGATGGATTCAAAACGGTTGATAAAACATCAGAAGGATATTCGGAGGCAAATTTTGGTCCTGAAGTATCCAATATGATGAAAATGAAAAATCGTAATTTTAATCAACTAAAAGGAAAAGAGATAACGAAAGAAGATGCAAGAAATATTGCGATAAAATTCTTTGATTTGAAAAAGAACGTAAAGATTACAGTTGAGGAATCAGGTAAAAAAGCAAAATATGATGCTTATTCACTTACTTTGTATAATCCTGAAACTAAAGGAACTACCTATATGGATTTAACGAAAAAAGGCGGTTATCCATTATGGGAATTATATGATCGGAAAGTAGGAAAACCTAAAATCTCATTAAACCAAGCTATGTTCCAAGCTCAAGACTTCCTGAAAAAACATATGGACAGCAAAATGGTGGTTGTATCAAGTAATCAATATGATAATATTGCTGTATTTACTTATGCAAGGGAACAAGATGGAGTCCGGATCTATCCAGAAGTCGTAACTGTGAAAGTAGCTCTCGATAACGGGGATATCATGGGGTACGAGGGTACTGAATTTTTGTTGTCGCACCAAGATCGCCGCATTCCAGTATTTAAAATTTCAGAAAAAGAAGCTCGGACAAATTTAAATCCTAAGTTCCAAGTGAAGGAAGTCAGTAAAGCGCTAATTAGAAATGATATCAATGAAGAAGTATTTTGTTATGAATTCCTTGGTGTTCTCGGAAATGAAACTTATCAAGTTTTTATAAACTCAGAGAATGGCAATGAAGAAGAAGTGAAAAAATTAAAAGAAGCAGAGCCTTCTTATAATGAAATTTAA
- a CDS encoding metallophosphoesterase, whose protein sequence is MLFLILFIVCIFLLIYMYIEANRNRVNQINTEINRLPVSFHDFKIFFVSDIHRRIIQDSVIEKARAADIVIIGGDLAEKGVPIERVKHNLMKLKKIGPSYFVWGNNDYELNTTELCDTIQDCGVKIIKNGCISLEQGNEIIDIAAVDDLSLKKDDLRQALATSYSSCKILISHNPDIVKKINKKDNISLVLSGHTHGGQIRLGPLGIAKRGGWYAGDSCQLFISNGYGTRHLPLRLGAQSETNLITLKQVKSLH, encoded by the coding sequence ATGCTTTTTTTAATATTGTTTATCGTTTGTATATTTCTGCTTATCTACATGTATATAGAAGCGAATAGAAATCGTGTTAATCAAATTAATACGGAAATAAACAGATTACCGGTGTCATTTCACGATTTTAAAATATTTTTTGTATCTGATATTCATCGGAGAATCATCCAAGATTCTGTTATTGAGAAGGCACGTGCGGCAGATATCGTTATTATTGGGGGCGATTTAGCAGAAAAAGGAGTTCCTATTGAAAGAGTTAAACATAATTTAATGAAATTAAAGAAAATCGGTCCTTCCTATTTTGTTTGGGGAAATAATGATTACGAGTTAAATACGACTGAATTATGTGATACCATTCAAGATTGTGGTGTTAAAATAATAAAAAATGGGTGTATTTCATTGGAGCAAGGGAATGAAATAATAGATATTGCAGCGGTTGACGACCTGTCTTTGAAAAAAGATGATCTGAGGCAAGCGTTAGCCACAAGTTATTCTTCCTGCAAAATTTTAATTAGTCATAATCCTGATATAGTAAAAAAAATAAACAAAAAAGACAATATAAGTTTAGTGTTATCGGGACATACACATGGTGGACAAATCCGTCTAGGGCCATTAGGAATTGCTAAAAGAGGGGGCTGGTATGCTGGAGACAGCTGTCAACTATTTATTAGCAATGGGTATGGAACAAGACATTTGCCGTTACGTCTTGGAGCGCAGAGTGAAACGAACCTTATCACCCTAAAACAGGTAAAAAGTTTACACTAG
- a CDS encoding YpdA family putative bacillithiol disulfide reductase, protein MDIDVCIIGGGPCGLAAAIALKEKGLSYCVIEKGNVVNTIYKYPTHQTFFSSSEKLEIGQFPFVHEQRKPNRIHALTYYREVVKRKELMIRTFEKAESVEKDKKGLFIIKTTDRYKNETIYKSRWVIIATGYYDNPNLLNIKGEELPHVYHYFKEGHPFYDLDIAVIGGKNSAIDAALELQKCGARPHVFYRGKDYSPSIKPWVLPDFEACVKAGTIQMSFNAEVEELTKDGLLATISGKKKYYPFHSVFAMIGYHPDHAFLRKIGVSIDSYTGRPIYSPETMETNVDGLFIAGVIAAGNNANEIFIENGRFHGDMIARTIHEREKSR, encoded by the coding sequence GTGGATATAGATGTTTGTATTATTGGCGGCGGACCTTGTGGTTTAGCTGCAGCTATTGCACTAAAAGAAAAAGGTCTTTCCTATTGTGTTATTGAGAAGGGGAACGTAGTCAATACGATCTATAAATACCCAACACATCAAACCTTTTTTAGTTCTAGCGAGAAATTAGAAATCGGTCAATTTCCGTTCGTTCATGAACAAAGAAAACCGAACCGCATACATGCATTAACTTATTATAGAGAAGTAGTGAAGCGAAAAGAGTTAATGATCCGGACGTTCGAAAAAGCAGAATCTGTAGAAAAAGATAAAAAGGGACTATTTATTATTAAGACGACGGATCGTTATAAAAATGAAACCATCTATAAATCTCGCTGGGTAATCATTGCAACTGGATACTATGACAACCCTAATTTACTGAATATTAAAGGGGAAGAATTGCCTCATGTATATCATTATTTCAAAGAGGGCCATCCTTTTTACGACTTGGATATTGCAGTTATTGGAGGTAAGAATTCAGCGATAGACGCTGCATTAGAACTTCAAAAATGTGGTGCAAGACCTCATGTTTTTTATAGAGGAAAAGATTATTCTCCGAGTATTAAGCCATGGGTTCTTCCGGATTTTGAAGCGTGTGTGAAAGCCGGGACGATACAAATGTCATTTAATGCGGAAGTAGAAGAACTTACAAAAGATGGTTTGTTAGCAACCATTTCAGGAAAGAAGAAATATTATCCATTTCATTCCGTTTTTGCTATGATTGGCTATCATCCAGATCACGCTTTTTTAAGAAAAATTGGGGTATCAATTGATTCATATACTGGAAGACCTATTTATTCTCCAGAAACAATGGAAACAAATGTAGATGGACTTTTTATTGCAGGAGTTATTGCAGCAGGTAACAACGCCAATGAAATTTTTATTGAAAATGGAAGGTTTCATGGAGATATGATTGCCAGAACCATTCATGAAAGAGAAAAAAGCCGATAA
- a CDS encoding Glu/Leu/Phe/Val dehydrogenase — translation MTAQNTTDQKSDNHHENDNVLTSTQSVIADALDKLGYSSEVYELLKEPIRMLTVRIPVKMDDGSTKIFTGYRAQHNDAVGPTKGGVRFHPNVSETEVKALSIWMSLKAGIVDLPYGGGKGGIICDPRTMSFRELERLSRGYVRAISQLVGPTKDIPAPDVFTNSQIMAWMMDEYSRIREFDSPGFITGKPLVLGGSHGRETATAKGVTICIREAAAKRGIQLEGARVVVQGFGNAGSFLAKFMHDAGANVIAISDAYGGLYDPEGLDIDYLLERRDSFGTVTKLFKDTITNQELLELDCDILVPAAIENQITEKNAHNIKATIVVEAANGPTTLEATRILSERGILLVPDVLASAGGVTVSYFEWVQNNQGYYWTEEEVEEKLEKVMVKSFETVYTTAMNRKVNMRLAAYMVGVRKMAEASRFRGWI, via the coding sequence ATGACAGCCCAAAATACTACAGACCAAAAATCCGACAATCATCATGAAAATGACAATGTGCTGACATCCACGCAGTCCGTTATAGCGGATGCGCTCGATAAATTAGGATATTCTTCCGAAGTTTATGAGTTGTTAAAAGAACCGATTCGCATGCTTACAGTTCGAATTCCGGTAAAAATGGATGATGGAAGCACTAAGATATTTACAGGATATCGTGCCCAGCATAATGATGCTGTTGGTCCAACAAAGGGCGGCGTTCGTTTTCATCCGAATGTATCTGAAACAGAAGTAAAAGCATTATCGATTTGGATGAGTTTAAAAGCAGGAATTGTAGATTTGCCATACGGTGGCGGAAAAGGTGGAATTATTTGTGATCCACGTACGATGTCTTTCAGAGAACTCGAAAGATTAAGCCGCGGTTATGTAAGAGCGATCAGTCAGCTCGTAGGGCCAACAAAAGATATTCCTGCGCCAGACGTCTTTACAAATTCACAAATTATGGCTTGGATGATGGATGAATACAGCAGAATCAGAGAGTTTGATTCACCTGGATTCATTACTGGAAAACCATTAGTATTAGGCGGATCGCATGGAAGAGAAACAGCGACTGCAAAAGGTGTTACGATTTGTATCCGAGAAGCAGCAGCAAAAAGAGGTATTCAGCTTGAAGGAGCGCGTGTAGTTGTACAAGGTTTCGGGAATGCAGGAAGCTTCTTAGCTAAATTTATGCATGATGCAGGGGCTAATGTCATTGCTATTTCTGATGCTTATGGCGGACTTTACGATCCTGAAGGGTTAGATATCGATTATTTACTAGAACGCAGAGACAGTTTCGGTACAGTAACGAAATTGTTTAAAGACACGATTACGAATCAAGAGTTGTTAGAGCTTGATTGTGATATATTAGTTCCTGCTGCGATAGAAAATCAAATTACTGAAAAAAATGCACACAATATTAAAGCGACTATCGTTGTTGAAGCTGCGAATGGTCCTACTACTCTCGAAGCGACTCGAATTCTTTCTGAGAGAGGAATTCTGCTCGTACCTGATGTGTTAGCAAGTGCAGGCGGTGTTACCGTATCCTATTTTGAATGGGTACAAAACAACCAAGGTTACTACTGGACAGAAGAAGAAGTAGAAGAAAAGCTTGAAAAAGTAATGGTGAAATCGTTTGAGACTGTTTATACAACTGCTATGAACAGAAAAGTAAACATGAGACTAGCCGCTTACATGGTTGGTGTACGTAAGATGGCCGAAGCATCTAGATTCAGAGGCTGGATTTAA
- a CDS encoding genetic competence negative regulator produces the protein MRVERLTYNKIKIFLTFDDLNERGISKEEIWQDIPKVHQLFRDMMTEADDEVGFKADGPIAVEVFSLPAQGMVVIVTKGINEYEIDDEYDEDYIEMQVTLDENDEIFYEFSSFEDVILLAKRLHTMNIGGGRLFSYNNHFYLKFEEEELNKLDLDLFIAILAEFGSSSTITSYRVIEYGKELMKEGAVDQLVHYFK, from the coding sequence ATGCGGGTAGAACGGTTAACCTATAACAAAATAAAAATCTTCCTAACTTTTGATGATCTGAATGAACGAGGTATTTCAAAGGAAGAAATATGGCAGGACATTCCGAAAGTACATCAGCTTTTTCGCGACATGATGACTGAAGCTGATGATGAGGTTGGATTTAAAGCTGACGGTCCTATTGCAGTTGAAGTTTTTTCGCTTCCGGCACAAGGTATGGTCGTTATTGTGACGAAAGGCATTAATGAATATGAAATTGATGACGAATATGATGAAGATTATATAGAAATGCAAGTTACGTTAGATGAAAATGATGAAATTTTTTATGAATTTTCATCATTTGAAGATGTAATTTTGCTTGCAAAACGTCTGCATACCATGAATATTGGCGGAGGCAGATTATTTTCATATAATAATCATTTTTACTTAAAGTTTGAAGAAGAAGAATTAAACAAGCTGGATCTTGATTTGTTTATTGCAATATTGGCTGAATTCGGAAGTTCATCTACAATTACGAGTTATCGAGTGATTGAGTATGGGAAAGAGCTTATGAAAGAAGGAGCTGTAGACCAGCTGGTTCATTATTTTAAATAA
- a CDS encoding type II CAAX endopeptidase family protein has translation MSQPEKKNRIEEFTSKQLLLNVYVSQGLFLLIAIGIGLFFKVPFPWTNDFPMPLFYFILAVMTGILLPILSIQLKKKISDQYFDDGGINEKIFGPLSYSHVFVLTILIAFAEEWLFRGVIQNLAGLFITSVIFSILHVRYIKKPVLFIFVTLISFWLGLLYEISNTIWIPFLAHFLIDFISGCWIAGQFKKSLSDSVDGV, from the coding sequence ATGAGCCAGCCAGAAAAAAAGAACAGGATTGAAGAATTTACATCCAAACAATTGCTGTTAAATGTATATGTCTCACAAGGTCTATTTTTGTTAATCGCAATTGGAATTGGTTTATTTTTTAAAGTCCCATTTCCATGGACAAATGATTTTCCGATGCCTCTTTTCTATTTTATTCTTGCAGTAATGACAGGGATACTTTTACCCATATTGTCCATACAGCTTAAGAAAAAGATTTCCGATCAGTATTTTGATGACGGTGGAATTAATGAAAAAATCTTTGGACCACTTTCTTATTCTCATGTTTTTGTACTTACGATTCTTATTGCATTTGCAGAGGAGTGGCTTTTCAGAGGTGTTATTCAAAATTTAGCAGGTTTATTTATAACAAGTGTTATATTTTCGATTCTTCATGTGAGATATATAAAAAAACCGGTTTTATTTATTTTCGTTACATTGATCAGCTTTTGGCTGGGGCTTTTATATGAAATAAGCAATACCATTTGGATTCCTTTTTTGGCGCATTTTTTAATTGATTTCATTTCTGGCTGCTGGATCGCAGGACAATTCAAAAAAAGTTTGTCAGACAGCGTTGATGGAGTGTGA
- a CDS encoding MerR family transcriptional regulator — translation MPCEGKYNIKAVSKMLGIQAGTLRAWERRYSIVQPHRNEAGHRLYTDEQVYILKWLVNKVNQGFTISQAVDVAQNGDLYKETSPFSVENTDRAIEMSDQILESLLSFQERKASDLLSQAFSMYNLEKVIIDILGTLLVRVGHLWEEQKITVAHEHFTSSFLRMKIGQLMHWLPSDPYLPRVIVGCGIDEQHELGLLMFTLFLRRRGFEVIYLGHGIPEEDFEKVIDEVQPKLVFLSCTLSDPALKTLEWVNTIYEKFPETSFGIGGSAFNHLTLTLQETFEKFLIGNSKEEWDSWITSKLKS, via the coding sequence ATGCCTTGTGAAGGGAAATATAATATTAAAGCCGTTTCCAAGATGCTTGGCATACAGGCTGGAACGTTAAGAGCTTGGGAAAGACGCTATTCTATCGTTCAACCTCATAGAAATGAAGCGGGCCACCGATTGTATACGGATGAACAAGTCTATATCTTAAAGTGGCTTGTAAATAAAGTGAATCAAGGTTTTACAATCAGTCAGGCGGTCGACGTTGCTCAGAATGGAGATCTTTACAAGGAAACCTCTCCTTTTTCAGTAGAAAATACTGATCGTGCTATTGAGATGTCTGATCAAATATTAGAATCTTTGTTATCTTTTCAAGAGAGAAAAGCCAGTGATTTATTAAGTCAGGCTTTTAGTATGTATAATTTGGAAAAAGTCATTATTGATATTTTGGGCACATTATTAGTAAGAGTTGGCCATTTATGGGAAGAACAGAAAATTACAGTTGCGCACGAACACTTTACTTCTTCTTTTTTGCGTATGAAAATAGGACAACTTATGCATTGGCTGCCTTCAGATCCATATTTACCGAGAGTTATTGTCGGGTGTGGAATCGATGAACAGCATGAACTGGGGCTTCTTATGTTTACATTGTTTTTAAGAAGAAGAGGTTTCGAAGTTATTTATTTAGGACATGGCATTCCAGAAGAAGATTTTGAAAAAGTAATCGATGAAGTCCAGCCTAAGCTGGTTTTCTTATCTTGTACTTTAAGTGATCCTGCATTGAAGACGCTCGAATGGGTTAATACCATTTATGAAAAATTTCCGGAAACATCTTTTGGTATTGGCGGCTCAGCTTTCAATCATTTAACGCTGACTTTACAAGAAACTTTTGAGAAATTCTTAATCGGAAACAGTAAAGAAGAATGGGATAGTTGGATAACAAGTAAGCTAAAGAGTTAG
- a CDS encoding D-alanine--D-alanine ligase produces the protein MKIAVLYGGVSAEREVSLSTGKQIIAALESKGHEVIGIDFHPSRLHELLELKADIVFLGLHGKYGEDGRLQGLLDMLNIPYVGSGALASGIAMDKAKSKQFFKEIGIAIAKEKVLYKKSYSEEQVDLSFDFPVVVKPNREGSTIGLTIAQNKEEMLKGITEAFLHDDTILVEQFVSGREVTVAVMGEHGDMQALPVVEIVPKNAYYDYESKYAEGGSIHYVPARVDDQTTALLQKNAVLAHEVLGCEVYSRVDFIVPHDGSEPVILEVNTLPGMTPTSLYPDAAKEIGLDYPSMIEKLIEISLKK, from the coding sequence ATGAAAATTGCAGTCTTATATGGCGGAGTTTCTGCTGAAAGAGAAGTTTCACTATCTACTGGAAAACAAATAATAGCAGCTCTTGAAAGCAAAGGGCATGAAGTGATTGGAATTGATTTTCATCCTTCCCGATTGCACGAATTGTTAGAACTGAAAGCTGATATAGTATTTCTTGGACTTCATGGTAAATACGGAGAAGATGGACGTCTTCAAGGGTTGTTGGATATGCTGAATATTCCTTATGTAGGTTCAGGTGCTTTAGCATCTGGAATTGCAATGGATAAAGCAAAATCAAAACAATTTTTTAAAGAGATCGGCATAGCGATTGCAAAAGAAAAAGTACTTTATAAAAAGTCATATTCAGAAGAACAAGTTGATTTGTCTTTTGATTTTCCAGTAGTCGTAAAACCGAACCGAGAAGGATCTACAATCGGATTAACCATTGCACAAAATAAAGAAGAAATGCTAAAAGGGATTACGGAAGCATTTCTTCACGACGATACTATTCTTGTGGAACAGTTTGTAAGCGGAAGAGAAGTGACAGTTGCAGTAATGGGTGAGCATGGAGATATGCAGGCATTGCCTGTAGTTGAAATCGTTCCAAAGAATGCTTACTATGACTATGAGTCAAAATATGCAGAAGGCGGAAGTATTCACTATGTACCGGCAAGAGTCGATGATCAAACCACAGCACTTCTGCAAAAAAATGCAGTGCTTGCTCACGAAGTATTAGGATGTGAAGTATATTCCCGCGTAGATTTTATCGTTCCTCATGATGGATCAGAACCTGTCATTTTAGAGGTGAATACTTTGCCTGGAATGACTCCGACAAGTCTTTATCCCGATGCTGCAAAAGAGATCGGATTAGACTATCCATCCATGATTGAGAAATTAATCGAAATTTCATTAAAAAAATAA
- a CDS encoding asparaginase: MKKILLIHTGGTIAMEENKNTGGVNTKETHPLESTIAELADIAEVISKNYVNLPSPHITPVHMLELASFIKEQTETEHFDGIVITHGTDTLEETAYVLDLVLGATIPVIVTGAMRSSNEHGSDGPYNLISSVKVASDQQSLGKGVLVVFNDEIHTAKNVTKTHTSNIATFQSPQYGPIGIVTKRGVLFHHTPLQSNRFQVKSVSKNVVLLKAFAGMDGTLINAAAHGADGIVIEALGQGNMPPATVPAIENLIKKQVPVVLVSRCFNGIAQDIYSYEGGGKHLKELGVIFSNGLNGQKARLKLMIALENTNSSEKLQHLFFD; the protein is encoded by the coding sequence ATGAAAAAAATATTACTGATACACACAGGCGGTACAATCGCGATGGAAGAAAACAAAAACACAGGCGGCGTCAACACGAAAGAAACCCATCCGCTTGAATCAACCATTGCAGAACTGGCAGATATTGCAGAGGTCATTTCAAAAAATTATGTTAATCTGCCTTCTCCGCATATTACTCCTGTACACATGCTTGAACTGGCATCTTTCATCAAAGAACAAACGGAAACAGAGCATTTTGACGGAATTGTCATTACTCATGGAACAGATACACTAGAAGAGACAGCTTACGTCCTTGACCTTGTACTCGGAGCAACAATACCTGTAATCGTTACAGGTGCGATGCGATCAAGCAATGAACATGGCTCTGATGGGCCATACAATCTAATATCCTCTGTCAAAGTAGCGTCTGATCAGCAATCATTAGGCAAAGGCGTTCTTGTTGTTTTTAATGATGAAATTCACACTGCAAAAAATGTAACCAAAACACATACCAGCAACATTGCGACATTTCAAAGTCCACAATATGGTCCTATTGGAATTGTAACTAAAAGAGGCGTTCTTTTTCATCATACACCTCTACAATCGAACCGCTTTCAAGTAAAAAGCGTTTCTAAAAATGTAGTGTTATTAAAAGCTTTTGCAGGTATGGATGGGACTTTAATAAATGCAGCTGCTCATGGAGCTGATGGTATCGTTATTGAAGCACTTGGACAGGGAAACATGCCTCCAGCGACAGTGCCTGCTATTGAAAATCTCATTAAAAAACAAGTTCCTGTAGTACTTGTATCTAGATGCTTCAACGGTATCGCCCAAGATATCTATTCTTATGAAGGCGGAGGAAAACATTTAAAAGAATTAGGCGTGATTTTCTCTAATGGATTGAATGGTCAGAAAGCGCGGCTGAAACTCATGATTGCATTAGAAAACACAAATTCCTCTGAAAAATTGCAGCACTTATTTTTTGATTAA
- the sleB gene encoding spore cortex-lytic enzyme — MKRNSAYIRGAFFAIALCFGFFAGFGQSAAHAFSNQVIQKGATGDDVIELQSRLQYLGYYTGNIDGVFGWRTYWALRNFQYEFGLDIDGLAGTTAKQKLVKASKYDKAWVNKQIRSGKKFTHYGGVSKNNQVKGGTAKGVAPKGKTAVKGKTKQAAPAQVKPAKNIPDGYSQNDINLMANAVYGESRGEPYIGQVAVAAVIINRVESSAFPNTVSGVIFEPGAFTAVADGQIYLTPNNQAKKAVMDALNGWDPTGEAIYYFNPDTATSGWIWGRPQIKKIGKHIFCN, encoded by the coding sequence ATGAAAAGAAATTCAGCTTACATAAGAGGAGCGTTTTTTGCAATCGCCCTTTGTTTTGGCTTTTTTGCTGGATTTGGGCAAAGCGCAGCACATGCGTTTTCAAACCAGGTCATTCAAAAAGGTGCAACGGGTGATGATGTTATAGAACTTCAATCACGTCTTCAGTATTTAGGATACTATACGGGAAATATTGATGGCGTATTTGGATGGAGAACATATTGGGCTTTACGAAACTTCCAATACGAGTTTGGTTTAGATATTGATGGTTTAGCAGGGACTACAGCTAAACAAAAGCTTGTTAAAGCATCTAAATATGACAAAGCTTGGGTGAATAAACAAATTCGTTCAGGCAAGAAATTTACTCATTATGGAGGAGTTTCTAAGAACAATCAAGTAAAGGGAGGAACTGCTAAAGGAGTTGCACCTAAAGGAAAAACAGCTGTAAAAGGTAAAACTAAACAAGCTGCGCCGGCTCAAGTAAAACCTGCAAAAAACATACCAGATGGATATTCTCAAAATGATATTAATCTAATGGCTAATGCTGTTTATGGTGAATCCAGAGGAGAACCGTATATCGGGCAAGTTGCAGTAGCTGCAGTTATTATTAATCGCGTAGAAAGTTCTGCTTTTCCTAATACTGTCTCTGGGGTAATATTTGAACCTGGTGCATTTACGGCTGTAGCGGATGGCCAAATTTATTTAACGCCTAATAATCAAGCAAAAAAAGCTGTAATGGATGCTTTAAATGGATGGGATCCAACAGGTGAAGCTATTTATTACTTTAACCCGGATACCGCAACATCAGGATGGATTTGGGGACGTCCTCAAATCAAGAAAATCGGAAAGCATATTTTTTGCAACTAA